The following proteins come from a genomic window of Pirellula staleyi DSM 6068:
- a CDS encoding trypsin-like peptidase domain-containing protein: MRESVNLLGLLVAGLLVAAALLPTNLAAQSLPEVITSVEPKMVKIYGAGGLARLEAYQSGFLISGEGHILTVWSYVLDSDVITTVLSDGRRLDAQLVGMDPKLEIAVLKIDATELPHFVLDEAASLTSGDRVLAFSNLYGVAAGDEPSSVLHGSVSALAPLSARRGVAAAAYRGPVYVLDAMTNNPGAGGGALTDRSGRIAGILGKEMKSSLSSTWINYAIPTSELTESVLDLMAGRARPVVRDEGAPKPKEPHTLAALGVSLVPDFLDKTPPFVEAVKLGSPAAKAGVRPDDLVLFINGTLVSSCKLLTEEVSYIDRLDMVVLTLQRGDELLEVTLTSE, from the coding sequence ATGCGTGAATCCGTGAATCTGCTCGGGCTACTGGTCGCAGGCCTGCTTGTTGCCGCTGCTCTGCTCCCCACGAATCTGGCTGCCCAGTCGCTTCCCGAGGTGATTACGTCGGTCGAGCCGAAGATGGTGAAAATCTACGGCGCGGGGGGACTCGCGCGGCTCGAAGCGTATCAAAGTGGTTTCCTCATCAGTGGCGAAGGGCACATCCTGACTGTCTGGAGCTACGTGCTCGATAGCGATGTGATTACCACCGTACTGTCCGATGGCCGGCGACTCGATGCACAGCTCGTCGGCATGGACCCGAAACTCGAAATCGCGGTGCTGAAGATCGACGCCACCGAGCTTCCCCATTTCGTGCTCGATGAAGCTGCTTCGCTCACTTCGGGAGATCGGGTCCTCGCATTTTCCAACTTGTATGGCGTGGCGGCTGGCGATGAGCCTTCGAGCGTTTTACATGGCTCGGTTTCGGCCCTGGCGCCACTTTCGGCCCGGCGCGGTGTTGCTGCGGCGGCCTATCGGGGACCGGTTTACGTCCTCGATGCGATGACGAATAACCCGGGCGCTGGTGGTGGCGCACTCACCGATCGAAGTGGGCGGATCGCGGGGATCCTCGGCAAAGAGATGAAGAGCTCGCTCAGCAGCACTTGGATCAACTACGCCATTCCGACGAGTGAACTGACGGAGAGTGTCCTCGATTTGATGGCGGGGCGAGCGCGGCCTGTAGTGCGCGATGAAGGGGCCCCAAAGCCGAAAGAGCCGCACACACTGGCAGCGCTGGGAGTGAGCCTGGTCCCTGATTTTCTCGATAAAACGCCCCCTTTTGTCGAGGCGGTGAAGCTCGGCTCTCCGGCGGCCAAGGCAGGCGTTCGTCCCGATGATCTGGTGCTGTTTATCAACGGCACTCTGGTGAGCAGCTGCAAACTGCTGACCGAAGAGGTGAGCTACATCGATCGCCTCGACATGGTGGTGCTGACGCTGCAGCGCGGCGACGAGCTGCTGGAAGTGACACTCACCAGCGAGTGA
- a CDS encoding PDZ domain-containing protein produces the protein MRFAYSLLVAALSLVATFAATAQEVDLLRLEDEAVRAAVSRVAPSVVRIETVGGLERVGEILIGGGPTTGLVVSEEGHVLSSAFNFVQQPSAILVVLPSGARAPATIVARDQSRMLVLLKVTTSEKLIVPQTVKRSDLRVGQWTIAVGRTFDQAEPSVSLGVLSAKDRVWGKAIQTDAKISPTNYGGPLIDIEGRVAGILVPLSPQGGDSEVAGAEWYDSGIGFAVPLDEMLPRLEAMKHGKDQLPGLLGIAMKQGSPYSTPPEIIAAQAGSPASKAGIKKGDVIVEAAGRPIVRQSQLKHVLGAMYAGDKVELVVKRGDERVPLTAELVDKLEPYSHPFLGLLPRRDNGDARVVRFVYPDSPAAKAGIVAGDILAKIGGVDAKRTAAELHEQLAAVDPKQKLQVEVVRGGAAMPIELQPAVQPEVVAADVPPAVAGELPAIDAAYPAGLIDIKLAEDAAVAKLLVPSSYRASIPTGLLVWVAPPGKFDVEKWRAAWEPWCTDHQLIALAVTSSDASRWQPTEAPLIRKLVDEALRQYPVDATRVVILGESAGGTMALLVAGSERDRFRGVASIDAPPAARSAVPQPDVVNRLAVLLVASKESPSEKLMVAAAAKYRAASMPVTLVEVEAGKGTSDETRASIVRWIDTLDRL, from the coding sequence ATGCGATTTGCTTACTCACTACTCGTCGCTGCTCTCTCGCTCGTAGCCACTTTCGCGGCCACGGCCCAAGAGGTCGATTTGCTGCGACTCGAAGACGAAGCAGTGCGAGCTGCGGTGAGTCGCGTAGCTCCGTCGGTCGTGCGCATTGAAACGGTCGGCGGACTCGAGCGCGTCGGTGAAATATTGATTGGAGGTGGCCCCACGACGGGACTCGTCGTGAGTGAAGAGGGGCATGTCCTTTCGAGCGCGTTTAACTTTGTGCAGCAGCCGTCGGCGATTCTTGTCGTCCTGCCCAGTGGCGCACGCGCTCCAGCCACCATCGTCGCGCGCGATCAAAGTCGCATGCTCGTCCTGCTGAAGGTGACCACGAGCGAAAAGCTGATCGTGCCGCAGACCGTGAAACGGAGTGATCTGCGCGTCGGTCAGTGGACCATCGCGGTCGGTCGCACGTTCGATCAAGCGGAGCCGAGTGTTTCGCTCGGTGTGCTGAGCGCGAAAGATCGGGTCTGGGGGAAAGCGATTCAAACCGATGCCAAGATCTCTCCGACCAATTACGGGGGACCTTTGATCGATATTGAAGGTCGTGTCGCTGGCATTCTCGTGCCGCTGTCGCCTCAAGGGGGTGATAGTGAAGTCGCTGGTGCCGAGTGGTATGACTCGGGGATCGGCTTCGCAGTTCCGCTCGATGAAATGCTGCCCAGACTCGAGGCCATGAAGCATGGTAAAGATCAACTCCCTGGCCTCCTCGGGATTGCGATGAAGCAGGGGAGCCCTTACTCGACCCCTCCAGAGATTATCGCCGCACAAGCCGGTTCGCCCGCTTCGAAGGCGGGGATCAAAAAGGGAGATGTGATTGTCGAAGCTGCTGGGCGACCGATCGTTCGTCAATCGCAGCTGAAGCATGTGCTCGGCGCGATGTATGCGGGGGATAAGGTTGAGCTGGTCGTGAAACGTGGCGATGAGCGCGTGCCACTGACGGCGGAACTGGTCGATAAGCTCGAGCCTTATTCGCATCCCTTCTTGGGACTCTTGCCGCGGCGCGATAACGGCGATGCTCGTGTGGTGCGCTTTGTCTATCCCGATAGCCCGGCCGCGAAGGCGGGGATTGTGGCGGGGGATATCCTCGCGAAGATCGGTGGCGTCGATGCCAAACGCACTGCCGCTGAACTTCACGAGCAACTCGCGGCCGTTGATCCCAAGCAAAAGCTGCAGGTAGAAGTGGTCCGCGGCGGGGCTGCTATGCCAATCGAACTGCAACCTGCGGTTCAGCCCGAAGTGGTGGCGGCTGATGTTCCTCCGGCGGTGGCTGGTGAACTGCCTGCGATCGACGCGGCTTATCCTGCCGGGCTGATCGATATCAAGCTGGCTGAAGATGCAGCGGTGGCTAAGCTGCTTGTGCCGTCGAGCTATCGCGCGTCGATACCGACGGGGCTGCTCGTGTGGGTGGCACCTCCGGGGAAGTTCGATGTCGAGAAGTGGCGTGCGGCGTGGGAGCCTTGGTGCACCGATCATCAACTCATCGCCCTGGCGGTGACGAGTAGTGATGCCTCGCGCTGGCAGCCCACCGAAGCGCCACTGATTCGCAAACTGGTCGACGAAGCGCTGCGACAATATCCGGTCGACGCCACTCGCGTGGTGATCCTTGGCGAGAGCGCCGGCGGAACGATGGCTCTGCTGGTGGCGGGGAGTGAGCGAGATCGCTTTCGCGGGGTCGCTTCGATCGATGCTCCGCCGGCGGCTCGGTCGGCTGTGCCGCAGCCTGACGTGGTGAATCGTTTGGCGGTGCTCTTGGTGGCGTCGAAAGAATCCCCCTCGGAGAAACTGATGGTCGCGGCAGCGGCCAAGTATCGTGCCGCTTCGATGCCAGTGACCTTGGTGGAGGTGGAAGCGGGGAAGGGGACGAGCGACGAGACCCGGGCGAGCATCGTCCGCTGGATCGATACGCTCGACCGTCTCTAG
- a CDS encoding Lpg1974 family pore-forming outer membrane protein codes for MQSKSIIWAALLAASAFVSVATAQYPMPMSAGPMPMGPMPGMMQASYMQPMPGAAPMAPPMMPGGMPCTTAAPGCGDIAGAGACGGNCGDGCGCADGWTDKWTVFGEFLYVRPRDAEVAYAQVINSNVGALPVAPLGIVDPEFSPGVRVGLNRFMDECSAIRISYAMLDSNTESQMTSNAPLALRSLVFHPGTANAASDGDEATAALDVRYQLIDVDYRGLIAYDNEYKLNYVVGARYGRLEQDFNHTLVIPGTEQLDTTVDFDGAGLKVGLEFERYGRNRQWFVFGKANASMLGGDFQARYTQTSLPGPATTPVDVSWEAGRLVTITELEVGLGWQNYCGNFRVSAGYTVSSWFNTLKTNEWISAVQNDNYVDPADTTLDGMMTFDGLTAKAELLW; via the coding sequence ATGCAATCGAAGTCGATCATTTGGGCTGCCTTGTTGGCGGCTTCTGCGTTTGTTTCTGTCGCTACCGCTCAGTATCCGATGCCGATGTCGGCCGGACCGATGCCAATGGGCCCAATGCCCGGCATGATGCAAGCCTCGTACATGCAGCCGATGCCGGGTGCTGCACCGATGGCTCCGCCGATGATGCCAGGGGGAATGCCTTGCACCACGGCCGCTCCTGGTTGCGGTGATATTGCTGGTGCTGGTGCCTGTGGTGGCAACTGCGGCGATGGCTGTGGTTGTGCCGATGGCTGGACCGACAAGTGGACTGTCTTCGGCGAGTTCCTCTACGTTCGTCCTCGCGACGCCGAAGTCGCCTACGCTCAGGTCATCAACAGCAACGTTGGTGCCCTGCCTGTCGCACCGCTGGGCATCGTGGATCCCGAATTCAGCCCTGGTGTTCGCGTGGGACTCAACCGGTTCATGGACGAATGCTCGGCGATTCGCATCAGCTATGCCATGCTCGATTCGAACACCGAAAGCCAGATGACCTCGAACGCTCCGCTGGCACTTCGCTCGCTGGTGTTCCATCCTGGCACGGCCAACGCCGCTTCGGATGGCGATGAAGCCACCGCCGCCCTCGACGTCCGCTATCAGCTCATCGACGTCGACTATCGTGGCCTGATCGCTTACGACAACGAGTACAAACTCAACTATGTCGTGGGTGCTCGCTACGGTCGCCTCGAACAAGATTTCAATCACACCCTGGTGATTCCAGGTACCGAACAACTCGACACCACCGTCGATTTCGATGGTGCTGGTCTCAAGGTGGGTCTCGAATTCGAACGCTACGGACGCAATCGTCAGTGGTTCGTGTTTGGCAAGGCCAACGCCAGCATGCTGGGTGGCGACTTCCAAGCTCGTTACACCCAAACCTCGCTCCCTGGTCCTGCTACCACGCCGGTGGATGTTAGCTGGGAAGCTGGTCGCCTTGTCACGATTACGGAACTCGAAGTCGGTCTCGGCTGGCAGAATTACTGCGGCAATTTCCGCGTCTCGGCTGGCTACACCGTCTCGTCGTGGTTCAACACGCTCAAGACCAACGAATGGATCTCGGCTGTGCAGAACGACAACTACGTCGACCCAGCCGACACCACGCTCGATGGCATGATGACCTTCGATGGTCTGACCGCCAAAGCCGAACTCCTCTGGTAA